DNA sequence from the Falco peregrinus isolate bFalPer1 chromosome 1, bFalPer1.pri, whole genome shotgun sequence genome:
aCAGGAAGAGACATTTTACAGGTTAAGTGAAGAGAATTGCTTGTACTTCTTGCTTACAGTTCAGAATGATACCTCAGAAATACAACATATCAGCCTTCGGGAAGCTTTTAAATTGCCTTCAGGCTCCCTATTACTCAGTGCAGTGGCCAAGGACAGCCTCACCCTCGACGGGCCCAGGTATAACTCACAGCCGGTTTACTTTGCCACAGACCAAGCTAACAGTCTGTCCTGTACTTAACGCACTTATCCCCCTAATCTCCATCTGCTCACCTCTCTCTGGACAAAAAGCTATTTAGgctaaaaacaaaaacaaaaaagcaggaaaattgtgtttctacaggtttaaatcttattttagaAGTCACTGGTAACTGATGGagaaataaatcaatttatCTTCAACAAACATTTCGAGATGCAGAGTCGCACCAACTGGATACAGAAGGCGACTCCATCAGTTTGCTGTTTGGCTTGCATGCTCCTGTTGACTTTGACAGTTGAGCTGCCCCGGATCACCCTGAATTCAGAAACAAGAAGCTCGGGATCCAGTTTCTGAAATAGGATTTGGTGAGCCAGCATTGTGAATAAGCAGCTGAGTGCCACTGATTAAGTACTGCCCTCTGAAAGCTCTTTCATCTGCAGGCAACTTCAAAGCCTGGAAGACAGAACTCAAGTTTTATACTGAATGGAGAATGCAACCGTTCATTCTTGTCCACACAACGGCATTCCAGGCCCAGAGAACAGCTGCCTTTCCCCAGATGGCACTCTTCTCCATGTCACAACTTTGGCAAATACAgacttagaaaagaaaaaaaccacaccagaaaaccaaacaaaaaccagatgACAGGTACGCTTCAAGGCAACCTAGCTGGAGTACGTTTGTTTTCTGTCGTAGAACATTCTCCTTATCTGAAATAGCATCCACTGAAATTGTGTTTGCTGAAAAGCTTGACAATCCTGCACTGCCATTACCAGTCTCTCTTAACTACACAGGATTTCCAGCTTCCCCACTGCGTCCTTCGAAGAGCACGTCACCAAGAGCTACAAGGTGAGAAGAGCAATGTGTGAGCACGCTGCACACACATCTGCATTCAAGAAGGGACAgaatcacacacacagagaaaactacCGACAAAATCTAAGATCCCAAAAGGCAATGAAGTGTAAGGCATTTACCCTCGGCTTTGCTAGTTCTTTCACAGTTTCGATCTCTTCATCGGAGATGATGTCAAGGAAGCGAACAATCCGAGGTTTGTCCCACTCATCTTCCTGTTTGACAGGGCCCAGAATGTATCTAGGATTCCTGTTTCCGTCATAGTAGCGGCAGAAGAGTCTTTTTTGTCTCCGAGGTGTCTGAAAGCAAGGTGGAGCAAGCCATCATCAGAGAACTTCCATATGACATTAATCTCTcttaagaaacagaagatgtCCCAAGAACAAGAGACAGGAACAATTCACCTTCCCTATCTTAATGCCATGTTACAAGTTAAAAGAGATGCTTTAAGTTTGAGAAATTAGTACTTTCAGCATATTAATGTTACTTTGTAATACTGCAACACACAGTACTTTACACAGTcctatgaaaaataattttctctctaaAAAAACACCCTCATTCAATTCCACATGTAAATCTAGACTTCCAGCATCCTTATTCCACTAATTACATTGTGTAGCCTATGCAAGTTAGTCAGCAGTGCCTATGGCAGGATTACTTTTTGTCTACTGGACGGAACAAAAATGGGGAAGAAATCCAACACACACTAATCAGTCAGCCAACTGCTATAACAACTTCCTTGCTCTTGTGCCACATACAAATTCTTGACATTGTTTTGTAACAGTTGGTTTCAGATATTTGAAAACAGTCTACTCCACTTTACCATTTTGAGACCCTCCCCACGGCACAGCATTTCGTACTTCCTTCTCTCGGGCAAGTAATCCTTTTTCTTAACCTCAGTGTCCTTGTCCATCTGGTCTTCTGAATCTGTACTGGacttatttgcttctttttctttagccatgatatattcaaaatatttcatgttccCATTTGCTCTTTGATGTTCAGGATCTATTGACAAAGAAACAGACAAGTATCACTGGCAAGTTTCAAACTTGTGAATAGGTATCCAGAAGAGGCTATTtacaagaagagaaagaaaacagatgcacACTACTTGCTTCtcaaagagaaatgagaaacatCTACTCTGGTTTGAGAGCATTCACAGGATAGCTAAAACTCTGAGCCAAGCTGGAAGCAATGCCAGCCTGCAGCACGCACATATCCTTACTCAtctgcaggaaaacacacaATGAACTTTCAGAGGTGAGCTCAACTCATTCGCAGTTATGGAACTGCTCACTGTCAGGCCTGGACCCCTCAGTACACACAGAGGCccaagcatgaaaaaaaaggGGTTTGACCATTCCGGCCAATCTCaccagagaggaagagagaagggaatgggacagggagagagctgggacagCACAACTgacttaaacttaaaaactTCCCTGACAGGGATCAAGATTTCCGGTGACAAAGCTTTTAACAGCCACTAAACGTACAGAATTAGCTTCAGTTTAATAATAAATAGTTCTCAGTAGCCTTTGCTGTATTAGGCTTAGCTCTGCGCTTCCTGCAACATCCTTTACACAGTCCATCAGTGGAATATTTGCAGAACCATACATACTTATCGTATTTTACAAAATGGACAGAATTGTAGCTCACTGTACGGCAttctgtatttctcattttggCAAGCTTTTCATCTCAAGTATGCTtaatctgcatttaaataacCTGCACAGATTTTGCATTCACTGATCTAGTTTcaatttgattaattttgtttgtgcttGTACCTAAGGGGAAGTGATCTCaacacagcaaaggaaaatagagTAAGAAACCCAAATTTCAGGCAGTATGACTAAGATGAGTAAGTGCTTAGAAGCCAACAGTGACAGGAGGCAGAAAATACATCAATAGGAAGGAGCAAGCCTTAACCGTGACGCTTTCTGACATGGCAGTTGAGACTAACTGTCCCTCTAAAAATATGGtaacaaaatataatttctggCAAGTCTGAATTTACTGAAAAGTACACATCAAGATGTTAATATCAGTACCAACCCATTTAAACAACCCATATACAAGTCAGAACACAGGCAAGGCTGCGCTCCCCGGTACAAATCCATAGCTAGCACCTGCTGGAGCACAGAGCTAGACGGTGGTGAGCTGTGGGTCTCCCTTTCACATACCCAGTTCCAGAAGGCGTTTGGTGAGCATCATGGCTTTGCCCAGATCCCCCTGCTGATACACAGCGTAACTCAGGTAGTCCAGAATGTAGACTTTATCTGCAGAAGACACCTCTCCCTCATCCAACTGTTTCAAAGCTTGTTCCATCCAGAGCTCGGTGTGGTAGTAGTCAGCTTCGGTGTAGGCAATCTTTCCCAGCTCAAAGCAATCTTCAGCTGTTAAAAAGGATTTGTGCTTCACACCTGTATTTGAAGCAAACCAAGACAAACAGAATTTACATAGAATTCCAGACCAGTCTTCAGAGTAACATGCAGTTATTTCTTAGTCTTCACAGCAAGGtttatttctgttcctcagtACCTCCCTTCTGTGGTGGCTCTTTGTTGAACACTCAGTTTCTAAGTATCTAAAGCCTGTAAATCCTTGGCAGGACACATAAGCAGttaaatgcagttttccatTGCTAGAATACCAGCAACTAGCTAAATGTCTTTACCATTAGTGAAAAATCCAGTAAAATAAACCTTCCTTCTTCAAAACCTCAAACACTTTGAGCAAGAGCCATAGTAAGCCAAATATGAAGTTTCAGAGATCTGTTTTCAAAGACGCTGCATTATCGCTTTCAAAATGTTACTGAAGCACATCTCGTTAGCGATGGCTTagtgggggaggaaaaagaaaaataagtcagTAAATTCTCAGCTGCTCAAGATTTTTGAAGTCAGtgatttttagaaacatttgaaGAGATCTCTGAAAGATTAAAGCACTAGTAAGCAAATTACAGATTCCTATTTTTGCCACTGTAAATTAAGGCCCAATGAAAAACCAAATTCAATCTTGTAGAAAGGAAACAGGACCTGCCAGTTTTACAGCTAAAATTACATTCCTGATTATATCTTAATACATCCCGAATTTATAGTCACAGCTCCCGCAGCTGCATTCACACAGGGGAATTACTCTGTTGAAGATGTGCCTTAAGAGATTAAATAGCTGAAGAGACAGTCCACGAAATGCAGTATCCcacagaacaacttttgtttctgctgattAATTAAACACCTTGTGGTCTATCCGGTGCTGCCAGTGTTTTTAGTTTTCTAAGCCTGAAGCCACAAGCTCTAAAATAACACCAAGATTAGGCAATCGGGCACGGTGGTGGTGGAGCGCTGTCAGACAGAGATCCTCTAGAACGAGTAACAGGTTTCAGGGCCATAGCCCGGTACATTTAGGGGCAACCTAACATCCACAGGTGAAAAGGCAACTCTTAAAACGGTGCTTAAGACAGAAATCATCAAATAGGGTTGAGAGTTAATATAAAGAAACAGCACAGCCTGTAATGCAGGAAAGAGAATTAGTAAGTGGTATGACAGTAGTTAAGATTCTGATCAAAATTTGGTGGCCTGGCCCAACAAAAAATCCCTGGGAAGGAAGCCAGTGAGCACAAACAAGTGACCACATGGGATGTCCCTCACTCTCTGGAGCCCTGAAGAGACCAACCTGTTCTCTTTTGTACTCTAGAACTTTCAGGTTCTGCAATTACACTTTATTCCACATGGTCTGGACAGCtaatttcttcaaaagaagCTATCAACTACAGCCCACCCAAAGCACTTAGTCTTGTATTTTTTGTGCGGTTTTAAGAAAGCAATAACCAACTACTTATTGTATTAGTGTGAATCAGTAGGTCTTTGAGACTGCCTTGAACTAAACCCAAACCAAGGTTGTACACTGTAACATACAAAGCCAATTACCCTTAATTTTATTAGGCATCTGTCCACAATGAGTGCTTGCAAAAACACATATGGATTGTagagagctgatttttttttgccagctggCACAGTACTATTTTCAAACAGAGGAAACCAGGAAAACTCAGCAATGAAAGAGTCttctaacaagaaaaaagtgTGTCGTCTTCTGCATATAAACCCATTAAAGGTTACCTCAGGTAATGCCATATAAGCTCAAGTCTGTGTATACACTCTGtcttttgttcttcagtttaTACATGCCATTAAGTTTAATCTCAAAGAAACTTCGGTCACGCCCAATCTGAAAGGTCCATCTTATCCATGAGAGGGAAAGGCATAATAAATGATAGAACTGTTCTGTTAAAATGCATTACATTGTGCAATAAAACCAGGTATCTGCCAGTGCGCAACCACTTCAACACGAAGAAAATCCTCACCCAGGCAAGATTTTATTGCTATTGAATTTTTATTATAAACTATTAACACTAAATTATCTTACCATAACTGCAAGAAAGATGCAGACTTCAACTACAAAGATATTTTCAAGTTCTAgcacaagcagaaaataagCATGTGAATAAGGTGAGGAGAATGACAGGACAAAGGAGAGTCTCAGTGCAGAAAGAAACTTGCATTCCGTGCAGCGTGTTTTATCCGCGTGCCCTTGGGCGGAGTGCTGACAGTAGAAGGGAAAGGCAACGAAGCCAAGCGGATGTAGTTTCCAACAGAACCATCACAGCAACAGACCCGACAGCATGCCAGAGCAGGTCAGCTCTTCCAGCGTTCCTCTTCACCGCTAAGCCTGAAGCAACAGGTTTCTCTCTTTTGAGGTGTGGCAGAATTAGAACTGACACCTCCACCAACCTATGTTCAGTAACCCACATCATGCCACTTTCCATGAAGTATCAGCTAGCTCAAATGCTTTCCTGTTGCTACCCTCACACTACGCGGTTAAGCAAGACAGAACAGAGTCAAATGATTTGTAATCAGGACATTTTGTAAAAGTTCACAGTGTCttctaaaaataacattgaTGACTCTTTACCTGGAAGATTCCCTCTTGAGAGGGTGTCTGTGTCCAAATTATACGTGTCTTGAAGCCGCAAGAGGGCTTTTGCTGCACCGGTCTGATCTTCATCATTTGGGAAAAACTGCCGCTGGATAGTCATGTTGGAGATAAAGCCTGGGCAAGACAGCGAAACATTTAGCATCCTTTGTCCCCAGGATTCTATAAACTCTATGCATGAAATAACTCCCTactcaagggaaaaataaagtttagGAAAAGTCCATTAATAAGCCAGGAAGAGCTatcagccctgcagagcagcaacaAATGCCCTAAGGTTGTTCCTAAAGGCCAAGAATACCCGTTCAGTtgcacacagaaacatttttgtctttaaaaaaaaaaaaaaaaaaaaagtcacacacaacaaaaaaaccacccccacATTATAGATAATATATTGGTAGGTTTTGCAACCATTCTGCTCAATCTGCCTTTCAAAAGGCTTTTCATTTAGTAACAAGGAACTTACAAGTAATTtagaagagggaaaaacaaaacagtgctAAGAATAGCAGTGTAAAGATTAAGGCTGGTCAATAAAAAGATGAGAAACAACGACGCTGATGTCTGCTACCTGCCAACAGGTTTTGGTAAGACTTCAGGCAACTAGGCAGTCCCTGCGAACCTAACTGCTTTCTGTGGACTTGGGCATTAACATATTTACGTAGAAACTTGAGAAACACACAAAGTTAAACAGATTTCTCAAGATCCAGGTTCACACAACTCTGAATTGAACTCAACCCACATGTTGAAAGTAagcattttgattatttttttctggtgaaaagaaagcaaagaaattatcAAAAACTTGGGGGCTTTTTAAAGAAGCACCAGGGCAACACTTACGGAACAGAAGACAAGCAGATTCTATAACgtaaaaaaatgttctctctAGGAACCGTTCCCTGGTCATTAGCGTTACACGTAATCATCTCCCCTGTTACGACAGCTTCCCAACTCCTCTCTGGTGAACACACAGACAACCACTGCTGTTACTTGAAGGGGCCACCTGCAGAGCTAGCACATTATCCTGTCTTCTGTGGGAGAACTGGTGCTATTTTCCCCCTTCTGCTTCTGCACAGTCAAGAGGCTGGTGGGCTGTTTGCACTGAGGAGGGAAACAGATCTCTAGAAAGCCAGAAGGGCAGAACCAGCATCCTGGTACCCACAGCCACCAAAAGGAACAACATCAAAGCCCACCACGAGGACCTCAATTGGAACAAACTGACACCCACTCCAGCATTTTCAGAGAAGTGACTTTTCTACTAAACAAACTCTTTTGTCCCAAGATCCAGGAGCACAAAGAGCTTTACAGTATTAACTAAGGACAGTGACAATATGTTTGTTAAGCTTATCCAATAGCCACCAGTAAAAAACTAAGCAGcacaaccaaaaccagacaaagCACAGTATGCAACACTCGGCTGCAAAGCCATCcaaaaaatcacagatttgGCCAGTTTGTTATTTTGGCCACACTCTAGTAGTCCTTTTCTAACTCTTTAACACTATTAGTTTATGGAAAGGCAATCCTTCTTTAAAAGCTACCATATCCTTTCACTGCTATGCATCCTTTCTTTTACTACACTATGCTTCTCCCAATATTCtaatactttcctttttcctgatgATTTTTCTCAAAACAGAACAGTCCACTTGGggtttcttggggttttttttttcccctcctctcctctttttcctcattCAGAAGGACTTAAGATGCACTGGTTCAGATTTCTGGCCGACAGGTGCAGTTTTTTCAGTTGGCATTATTCAGTCCTTCACAGCAGCAACAGGGAAGCTGAACATGCTGAATCCTTACCAGAGACTAACCCTGGGTCTTTTTTGAAAGCTCCACTTTTTTATCGTTTCTTACTACAAACCTACACCTTGTACTAGTTACTTGATCAGACAGATTTTCACAGGTCAAATATAATCATCCAGCTTCCTTTGCAGCTAAGCATCTTTCAGAGTCAACTATTTTATGTCCTGGTCCCTGCTGAAGAAAGAGGCAGCAAAATGTTCACTATGCTAATTCAGATCAGTTCCACAAATGCTCAGTCTCCGCCAACATTCAGGTTTTGAACCATAAGACCTTAACTCTGGGCATATCAGCAGCAACAGCACTTGCCCATACTCACAGACAGCCCCACGTCCTGCAGTTCTGTTCCCCTTTTTCTGTTCACCAGTCACCACACTTAGAGATTGAACTTCCTAAGATACTAGTTCGCAAGAAGTGGGAGAATATATGAAGCAAGCCCTGACCCTTGCAAAATTTAAAGCATCCAAGGAGATTACTCAGTTTAAACATGGTAATTTTCCTAAATTTTTGGAAAACTTAAATTACAGCACACTGACAGCGAAAAAGCAGGTCTTTTAGGATTTTTTATGAGGGCACCTCAAAAGCAGACTCACAAATCTAACTCAAACCATGACATGTGAAAGACATAGTCAAGTAAATGCAATTATAATGTGATCCTTGTTCTTACTACAGGCACACTTACCATCAGACATGTCCTTCAGAACCAGGCTCTCCAGCTCACCCCACTCTGTATTAAGCCGTTTCATCAACTTGAACGCATTTACAGGATGTCCTAAAAACCCCTCTGGGTCTTTTGTAGCCGTATCTGTCAGCTGATCCAATTTCTCTGCCCATCTATAGTGAAAATATAAATTCGTTAAAGTCTCTTGTAAAAGCCTACCAGCACTGTAAAACTCATTTCAAGCTACTCAACGGTCTTTgttaataaaaaacccaacacaaattGCAGGCTTTTACGTCATCTATATATAATGAGCTCTCCTAGAAGGAACAAAAAggactttcttctttcttccttttttttttttaaagatcatcttcctcagctgcagccTAATCTCGCGTTGTTCTTGAggccttttttttgttggaacTGCTCACTGCTGAACAAATTCCTTCCCACAAATATGGCATGCAGTATACGAGGAGTTTCACTATGAGTTTTCATGCAGGACCAATCAAAAACAAAGCTTTACAcatatttttgacatttttaaatgttctttttcctaAAGCTTACAAAACAGTAGTTCAATGCTCGTCtcaaattatttcatgtttaGACACAGGCTCTTAAATCTATAAGCCTCTTGCTTCCCACCACAAAACTGCCTTCCATACTGGGAGCCTGTATTAAGAAAGAGGTAGTTCTCACACTCCCAAATGAGGAGCCCAGATCAGCTTTCTGATGCTACAGCTCTGACTCCAGAAACCTCTCCAACGCCACTGGTGACCTCAGCCATTCACAATTCCAATGCACGCTGAAACAAGCACACCTTTCAACAACCGCTGCTGTTCATCTATCATTTTACCAGGAACATCCAGGGAGTCTGCTCCAGTCTCAGTCAGGAAGCACGTCAGTCATGCTCTAAGCACCAGTGCTATGCTACTACATGTCTGCAAAACAACCAAACTTCCCCTCTCTATCCCAAACAACGCAGATCTAGAACATGAAGACATGTAACAGCACCCTGGTAACAGGATAAATTAACTCTAAAAAAGCCACACCCCATGGAGAATAGAAAACAACACCACCACTGTAAAGCAAATCCAAAACCTGTAGCCTGGAGAGAACTTTGCACACAAGCTGACATTCAGCTTGTTCCAAAATATGGTTTGCCTGAATTAAGTTTGCCTGCTTTACCTGAGGCAGGTAGATGTTTACAGCTGTTAAAGGTGCCACTACTTGCATTCACTCTTCCCACACTGTCTTTAGTTGTTTTTCTACACTCTGACAGACCCTATGTCTGGGTTCTTGCAGCAGCAACATGAGTGAAGGGGTTCCCTCCAAAATGCAGTGATCCAAGTGCTCCCATGGACCAAGCCCAGCTTCCAGCAAGACCAagactgaagaaacagttttcaaCGAACTGTGCATTCACACTGCAGGTCGAATCCATCATACATGACTATCGAACCTAATGAGTAGCTGAAAGTCACTGCAACCGTGAGCCACAACCACAGAGCcctgatttcttttcagtagtTTCTGTTTCATAGAAGCCTCCACCACAAGCCACCCACAAGGTGCGAGCCATCCTCCACATCTCAGTGAATTACCAACTTTCAGTGAGTTTAAGTCAACACAAGCTACCAATATCCTTCAGCCAAAGTACAGAGCCCAACAAACTTAAACAATGCTGGCATTTCTTACAgattcttctctctctctgtgacAGTTAGATTAACTTTTCTGACCAGACAGTGAGCACCTCTAATATAATAAAAACAGAGCTGCAATGCTTGTATGGTAAATTGTATTTATACACTTTTGGATGCCCAACTGGCATGCTCCCATTTAATTTGTAGCTGTAAAGAATACACTTACATAATGTTCTAAACCTATGAGCGATTCCAACTCTGTATTTtaagtgataaaaaaaaatacagtccaACAGAGGTATCTTTCTTCCTAGATGGTAGAATGTAATAGACAAaggctaaaataaaataatgcatcTACCTAAAACTGTTTAAACATCCTCATGATAGATTTATAGACATTTCTGAAAGCCAGGTAACCATCCTGTTCAAGgatacaaaacatttatttctagcAGGGATAAAATCTGACATATTGAGCTCTGGTCCTCACACCTATAGAGCCGAGCAATAATCGGGTCTCTTGCTTTTACACAAGCAgtaaagcagttttcttctgctttattttacttttaaatctAAATACAGCATGTAGAAAGAGACTCTGCTCCATAGTGGGCTGTTACTATTCATTGGTTAACCGCTCTTGAGCAATGCAGCCGCAACACTTTTTAGTGCTTTTACATCTAGTGCATCACTGCAATCCTTCTAACACCCGTTTGGAGACTTCCTGCATTTTAGTTTCCAAATTGTCATTCCAAGAATTACATCCCTTGGGAATTACATACAAGCAGGAGTCCTAAAGTGAAGGTATCACACAGAGTGCAGGTTGATTAGATTTCATCATTAGAAAGCTGCCTAAAACAAACCAGTGGCTCGGAGATAATAACTTAGgacaaaaaaaccagcaaaacctgCTAGTTTAAGCCTTGCCTCAGAGGAAAAATTCCACAAATTTAATCAGCCTTGGGAAGCACTTTTTACATAAGTGTGGACTCTAATTATTAACTATTAGCATTATGAAACAAGCTGCTTACTTTTTGATCTGttccagcttgctttcttctgccttgaTGTAATCTTTCAGTGACACCACCAgatctttttctgtattaattaaGTCTGTCATATGACCTAGAAAACAAATGAGTTTGGTTAGacaaggagaaattaaaaaaaatggggaatTACACacattcttcctcttttctacttccttcccttcttccccaaaGTCCTTCTGCCATTTGTTTAAGTAAGcctgaagaaatatttaagtaaGGCTTCTTGcccttttgtgtttttaagcagaaaatctCCTGTTGGACCAAGCTTGTTGCCATGGAAATGAACGTAATATCACTTATTTATTATTAGAACTAATTTAGGATTCATTTGGAAAAGGAAGTAGGTTGCAACAGAATAATCTTTCATCCAAGCATACATAATGTAGAGCAAATAAAGACAAAGCTACAAAAATATGCAAAGTCTTCATGTTTAATATACAATATTAATCCAGCATTTTAGTTCGAAGATTACTTGCATGACTTCAATGGGTCCCCTAACAGACTGTTATTAATTAGTAATTGCTTCATTTCCTGCTAACAGGCAGCTGAACTGGTTCATCATGAAGTGATAAGGTCCGCCATCTTCAGCTGTGTCACAGGCCCAGAGAGAGTATGCTCATCGTATCACCTACATAAATATGTGCCCTGAACAGCCGTTTTGCTTCCTTCTACATGCGTGCAACAGTCCACGCCAAAAGTTGTGTCTAAAATCTAATACCTGTAAGAATACATAATGAATACACAGCCTAGCCTGGGTCACTAGGCTAACTGGACTGACTTAACTCAAAGCACGTTTCTCTCAAAAGGAAGAAGTCAATGAGGTCCCAAGAACTAGTAAATGGATTCAGTTCTGTACCAATTAAAGCCTTGGATGTCATTAACACATCATCAGGAATCAGACTTTAGAGCCATCAAGAAACTCTTTTGGCTATGCAGCACGTACACCAAAGTATGTCTCACCAATGGAAGTGAAGAAATCCGTATGGGCAtaagaaaaaggcagcagaagtcCAAGGGCTACGGTATACCAAATCTTGTTGAATGCCATAGTTAACAGCTGTCACCTCACCACGAACCTGTGAAAGAAACATAAAGAAGGTTAAAAACCACCCTATTCACCAGAGAGTTGAATCTACCTTCAAAAGAGACAGCTTATTCTCTTGGGGCTGCCACCAGTTCTTGAGGTGGCAGAATCTCGAAAAGC
Encoded proteins:
- the P4HA1 gene encoding prolyl 4-hydroxylase subunit alpha-1 isoform X2, encoding MAFNKIWYTVALGLLLPFSYAHTDFFTSIGHMTDLINTEKDLVVSLKDYIKAEESKLEQIKKWAEKLDQLTDTATKDPEGFLGHPVNAFKLMKRLNTEWGELESLVLKDMSDGFISNMTIQRQFFPNDEDQTGAAKALLRLQDTYNLDTDTLSRGNLPGVKHKSFLTAEDCFELGKIAYTEADYYHTELWMEQALKQLDEGEVSSADKVYILDYLSYAVYQQGDLGKAMMLTKRLLELDPEHQRANGNMKYFEYIMAKEKEANKSSTDSEDQMDKDTEVKKKDYLPERRKYEMLCRGEGLKMTPRRQKRLFCRYYDGNRNPRYILGPVKQEDEWDKPRIVRFLDIISDEEIETVKELAKPRLRRATISNPITGALETAHYRISKSAWLSGYESPVVSRINTRIQDLTGLDVSTAEELQVANYGVGGQYEPHFDFGRVSPVSCFHLFLLHKHCVSLFQVANYGVGGQYEPHFDFARKDEPDAFKELGTGNRIATWLFYMSDVSAGGATVFPEVGASVWPKKGTAVFWYNLFPSGEGDYSTRHAACPVLVGNKWVSNKWLHERGQEFRRPCTLSELE
- the P4HA1 gene encoding prolyl 4-hydroxylase subunit alpha-1 isoform X3 codes for the protein MAFNKIWYTVALGLLLPFSYAHTDFFTSIGHMTDLINTEKDLVVSLKDYIKAEESKLEQIKKWAEKLDQLTDTATKDPEGFLGHPVNAFKLMKRLNTEWGELESLVLKDMSDGFISNMTIQRQFFPNDEDQTGAAKALLRLQDTYNLDTDTLSRGNLPGVKHKSFLTAEDCFELGKIAYTEADYYHTELWMEQALKQLDEGEVSSADKVYILDYLSYAVYQQGDLGKAMMLTKRLLELDPEHQRANGNMKYFEYIMAKEKEANKSSTDSEDQMDKDTEVKKKDYLPERRKYEMLCRGEGLKMTPRRQKRLFCRYYDGNRNPRYILGPVKQEDEWDKPRIVRFLDIISDEEIETVKELAKPRLSRATVHDPETGKLTTAHYRVSKSAWLSGYESPVVSRINTRIQDLTGLDVSTAEELQVANYGVGGQYEPHFDFGRKDEPDAFKELGTGNRIATWLFYMSDVSAGGATVFPEVGASVWPKKGTAVFWYNLFPSGEGDYSTRHAACPVLVGNKWVSNKWLHERGQEFRRPCTLSELE
- the P4HA1 gene encoding prolyl 4-hydroxylase subunit alpha-1 isoform X5, coding for MAFNKIWYTVALGLLLPFSYAHTDFFTSIGHMTDLINTEKDLVVSLKDYIKAEESKLEQIKKWAEKLDQLTDTATKDPEGFLGHPVNAFKLMKRLNTEWGELESLVLKDMSDGFISNMTIQRQFFPNDEDQTGAAKALLRLQDTYNLDTDTLSRGNLPGVKHKSFLTAEDCFELGKIAYTEADYYHTELWMEQALKQLDEGEVSSADKVYILDYLSYAVYQQGDLGKAMMLTKRLLELDPEHQRANGNMKYFEYIMAKEKEANKSSTDSEDQMDKDTEVKKKDYLPERRKYEMLCRGEGLKMTPRRQKRLFCRYYDGNRNPRYILGPVKQEDEWDKPRIVRFLDIISDEEIETVKELAKPRLSRATVHDPETGKLTTAHYRVSKSAWLSGYESPVVSRINTRIQDLTGLDVSTAEELQVANYGVGGQYEPHFDFARKDEPDAFKELGTGNRIATWLFYMSDVSAGGATVFPEVGASVWPKKGTAVFWYNLFPSGEGDYSTRHAACPVLVGNKWVSNKWLHERGQEFRRPCTLSELE
- the P4HA1 gene encoding prolyl 4-hydroxylase subunit alpha-1 isoform X1, with amino-acid sequence MAFNKIWYTVALGLLLPFSYAHTDFFTSIGHMTDLINTEKDLVVSLKDYIKAEESKLEQIKKWAEKLDQLTDTATKDPEGFLGHPVNAFKLMKRLNTEWGELESLVLKDMSDGFISNMTIQRQFFPNDEDQTGAAKALLRLQDTYNLDTDTLSRGNLPGVKHKSFLTAEDCFELGKIAYTEADYYHTELWMEQALKQLDEGEVSSADKVYILDYLSYAVYQQGDLGKAMMLTKRLLELDPEHQRANGNMKYFEYIMAKEKEANKSSTDSEDQMDKDTEVKKKDYLPERRKYEMLCRGEGLKMTPRRQKRLFCRYYDGNRNPRYILGPVKQEDEWDKPRIVRFLDIISDEEIETVKELAKPRLSRATVHDPETGKLTTAHYRVSKSAWLSGYESPVVSRINTRIQDLTGLDVSTAEELQVANYGVGGQYEPHFDFGRVSPVSCFHLFLLHKHCVSLFQVANYGVGGQYEPHFDFARKDEPDAFKELGTGNRIATWLFYMSDVSAGGATVFPEVGASVWPKKGTAVFWYNLFPSGEGDYSTRHAACPVLVGNKWVSNKWLHERGQEFRRPCTLSELE
- the P4HA1 gene encoding prolyl 4-hydroxylase subunit alpha-1 isoform X6, with product MAFNKIWYTVALGLLLPFSYAHTDFFTSIGHMTDLINTEKDLVVSLKDYIKAEESKLEQIKKWAEKLDQLTDTATKDPEGFLGHPVNAFKLMKRLNTEWGELESLVLKDMSDGFISNMTIQRQFFPNDEDQTGAAKALLRLQDTYNLDTDTLSRGNLPGVKHKSFLTAEDCFELGKIAYTEADYYHTELWMEQALKQLDEGEVSSADKVYILDYLSYAVYQQGDLGKAMMLTKRLLELDPEHQRANGNMKYFEYIMAKEKEANKSSTDSEDQMDKDTEVKKKDYLPERRKYEMLCRGEGLKMTPRRQKRLFCRYYDGNRNPRYILGPVKQEDEWDKPRIVRFLDIISDEEIETVKELAKPRLRRATISNPITGALETAHYRISKSAWLSGYESPVVSRINTRIQDLTGLDVSTAEELQVANYGVGGQYEPHFDFARKDEPDAFKELGTGNRIATWLFYMSDVSAGGATVFPEVGASVWPKKGTAVFWYNLFPSGEGDYSTRHAACPVLVGNKWVSNKWLHERGQEFRRPCTLSELE